The Fictibacillus arsenicus genome contains a region encoding:
- the sigE gene encoding RNA polymerase sporulation sigma factor SigE has product MSKLRLRITMFWYKLLFKLGLKSDEIYYIGGNEALPPPLSKEEEAVLLEKLPSGDQAAKSLLIERNLRLVVYIARKFENTGINIEDLISIGTIGLIKAVNTFNPEKKIKLATYASRCIENEILMYLRRNNKTRSEVSFDEPLNVDWDGNELLLSDVLGTEDDLITRRIEANVDRKLLLKALFTLNDREKQIMELRFGLSGGEEKTQKDVADMLGISQSYISRLEKRIIKRLQKEFNKMV; this is encoded by the coding sequence ATCAGCAAATTGCGACTTAGGATAACGATGTTTTGGTATAAGCTATTATTCAAGCTTGGATTAAAATCAGACGAAATTTACTACATCGGCGGTAATGAAGCGCTGCCTCCTCCATTAAGTAAAGAAGAAGAAGCGGTTTTGCTCGAAAAACTGCCTTCAGGTGATCAAGCTGCCAAGTCCCTTTTGATCGAACGAAACTTGCGTCTTGTTGTTTATATTGCCAGGAAGTTTGAAAATACAGGAATCAATATCGAGGACTTAATAAGTATTGGTACGATAGGTTTAATTAAAGCTGTAAATACGTTTAATCCAGAAAAAAAGATTAAACTAGCCACATATGCTTCCAGATGTATTGAGAATGAAATATTGATGTACCTGCGTCGCAATAACAAAACACGTTCTGAAGTATCTTTTGACGAACCATTAAATGTGGATTGGGATGGCAATGAACTGCTGCTTTCAGATGTTCTCGGTACTGAAGATGACCTTATAACAAGAAGAATTGAAGCTAACGTTGACCGGAAACTTTTACTAAAAGCTCTTTTTACACTCAATGACAGAGAGAAACAGATCATGGAACTCAGGTTCGGACTCTCAGGCGGAGAAGAAAAAACACAAAAAGATGTAGCAGATATGCTGGGTATATCTCAATCATATATCTCGAGGCTTGAGAAGAGAATTATTAAAAGGCTTCAAAAAGAATTTAATAAAATGGTTTAG
- the sigG gene encoding RNA polymerase sporulation sigma factor SigG, with protein MTRNKVEICGVDTSKLPVLKNPEMRILFDKMHKGDPDARETLVNGNLRLVLSVIQRFNNRGEHVDDLFQVGCIGLMKSIDNFDLGQNVKFSTYAVPMIIGEIRRYLRDNNPIRVSRSLRDIAYKALQVRDQLMNKLSREPTAQQIAEALDVPKEEVVFALDAIQDPVSLFEPIYNDGGDPIFVMDQISDDKAKDMQWIEEIALKEGMRRLNDREKMILTMRFFQGKTQMEVADEIGISQAQVSRLEKAAISQMNKNIQSS; from the coding sequence TTGACAAGAAATAAAGTTGAGATTTGCGGAGTTGACACATCAAAGCTTCCTGTTTTAAAAAATCCAGAGATGCGTATCTTGTTTGATAAAATGCATAAGGGTGATCCGGATGCGAGAGAAACTCTGGTGAATGGAAACCTCAGGCTCGTCCTGAGTGTGATTCAGCGATTCAACAACCGCGGAGAGCATGTTGATGATTTATTTCAAGTAGGGTGTATCGGACTCATGAAGTCTATTGACAATTTTGATCTTGGTCAGAATGTTAAATTTTCTACCTATGCTGTACCGATGATTATTGGTGAAATAAGGCGTTATCTTCGGGACAATAATCCGATACGCGTTTCCAGAAGTCTAAGAGATATTGCTTATAAAGCATTGCAAGTTCGTGACCAGCTCATGAATAAACTATCTCGGGAGCCAACAGCACAGCAAATTGCAGAAGCGCTAGATGTACCGAAGGAAGAAGTCGTTTTTGCACTCGATGCCATCCAAGATCCTGTGTCATTGTTTGAACCCATCTATAATGATGGAGGAGATCCTATTTTTGTTATGGATCAGATCAGTGATGATAAAGCTAAAGACATGCAATGGATCGAAGAAATCGCATTAAAAGAAGGTATGAGACGTCTAAACGACAGAGAAAAAATGATATTAACTATGAGGTTCTTTCAAGGCAAGACACAGATGGAAGTGGCAGATGAAATTGGAATCTCCCAAGCCCAGGTGTCAAGACTTGAGAAAGCAGCAATATCTCAGATGAACAAAAATATACAGAGCAGCTAA
- a CDS encoding YlmC/YmxH family sporulation protein: protein MNKISDFQVKDVVNVANGKKLGHIADLEINLNTGKIDAIIIPGAGKMLGFFARENDIVIPWRNIVKIGADVILVRHMEASELNEYVKEPFDQLK from the coding sequence ATGAACAAAATATCAGACTTTCAAGTTAAAGACGTTGTTAACGTAGCAAACGGAAAAAAACTAGGCCATATTGCTGATCTTGAGATTAATTTAAATACCGGAAAGATTGACGCAATCATCATTCCTGGTGCAGGAAAAATGCTTGGGTTTTTTGCAAGAGAAAATGATATTGTAATTCCATGGCGCAACATCGTTAAAATAGGTGCAGACGTAATACTCGTCAGGCATATGGAAGCCAGTGAATTAAACGAATACGTAAAAGAACCGTTTGATCAATTGAAATAA
- the pgeF gene encoding peptidoglycan editing factor PgeF, with amino-acid sequence MKTFKQTGKHLVIEEWQKENSFITAGFTMRDGGYSPMPFNSLNMGFHVNDEPRFVQDNRKTFADEINFPIQYWVGSKQVHGTHIVKVTGEDRGRGSMDFETAISDADGLYTKDEDVLLTSLYADCVPLYFYSPKNNLIGLAHAGWRGTVGKIGPKMIELWCEKENADIQDIKTAIGPAIGECCYEVDEKVIREVKEALKQDEEPGVFTTNNIGRFQLNLQRLNEILFLQAGVLPENIMVSQQCTSCENSMFFSHRKDNGKTGRMMSFIGRKGVK; translated from the coding sequence ATGAAGACATTTAAACAAACTGGAAAGCACCTTGTTATAGAAGAATGGCAAAAAGAGAATTCCTTTATTACCGCTGGTTTCACCATGCGTGATGGAGGGTATAGTCCAATGCCTTTCAACTCATTAAACATGGGATTTCATGTTAATGATGAACCCAGATTTGTACAAGATAACCGCAAAACTTTTGCCGATGAAATTAATTTCCCGATTCAATATTGGGTAGGTTCAAAGCAGGTTCACGGTACACATATTGTAAAAGTCACTGGAGAAGACCGTGGCAGAGGCTCAATGGATTTTGAAACTGCTATCTCAGATGCGGACGGATTGTACACAAAGGATGAGGACGTTCTATTAACTTCTCTCTATGCAGATTGTGTTCCGCTTTACTTTTATTCACCAAAAAATAACTTGATTGGTCTGGCACATGCGGGATGGCGCGGAACAGTAGGGAAAATCGGTCCTAAAATGATCGAGCTCTGGTGTGAAAAAGAGAATGCAGACATTCAAGATATTAAAACAGCAATTGGACCTGCAATAGGTGAATGCTGTTATGAAGTTGATGAAAAGGTTATTCGTGAAGTAAAAGAAGCATTGAAGCAGGATGAAGAACCGGGTGTATTCACAACAAACAATATTGGCAGATTTCAATTAAACTTACAAAGATTAAATGAGATTCTATTCTTGCAAGCCGGAGTACTTCCAGAAAACATCATGGTCTCCCAGCAATGTACGAGCTGTGAAAATTCTATGTTCTTTTCACACCGCAAAGATAATGGCAAGACGGGCAGGATGATGAGTTTTATAGGCAGGAAAGGAGTTAAGTAA
- a CDS encoding YggS family pyridoxal phosphate-dependent enzyme yields the protein MNILENKEKILNEIQAACMKKNRSPKGVNLVAVTKYVSNETTKNAVLAGVEHIGENRIEGLLEKKEYLADKNVKWHFIGTLQSRKVKDIINHVDYIHSLDRLSLAKEIQKRADKTISCFVQVNVAEEDSKHGLAVKEVISFVDKLKDYDKIKVVGLMTMAPFTEDESIVRNVFSTLKQLQIDIQNKDLPHAPCEELSMGMSNDYVIAVEEGATFVRIGTDLVGKEF from the coding sequence TTGAACATATTAGAAAATAAAGAAAAGATATTAAATGAGATTCAAGCTGCATGCATGAAAAAAAACAGGTCTCCAAAGGGCGTTAATCTAGTTGCTGTAACGAAATATGTAAGTAACGAAACGACGAAGAATGCTGTTTTGGCAGGTGTTGAACATATCGGTGAAAACCGCATTGAAGGATTGCTTGAAAAAAAAGAATACCTGGCAGACAAGAATGTAAAATGGCACTTTATTGGCACGCTTCAGTCTCGTAAAGTAAAAGATATTATCAATCATGTAGATTATATCCATTCCTTAGACCGGCTAAGCTTAGCAAAAGAGATTCAAAAAAGAGCAGACAAGACGATTTCTTGTTTTGTACAAGTCAATGTTGCTGAAGAAGATTCGAAACATGGACTGGCAGTAAAAGAAGTTATTAGTTTTGTCGATAAACTAAAAGACTACGACAAAATTAAAGTTGTAGGTCTTATGACAATGGCGCCTTTTACAGAAGATGAATCGATTGTAAGAAATGTATTTTCAACGTTAAAACAGTTGCAAATCGACATTCAAAATAAAGATCTGCCGCATGCACCTTGCGAGGAACTTTCTATGGGAATGTCTAACGACTATGTGATAGCAGTTGAAGAAGGAGCAACCTTTGTTCGAATTGGAACAGACTTAGTAGGAAAAGAATTTTAG
- a CDS encoding cell division protein SepF gives MGIKTKFKRFFDLEDDYEYEKDYEEESLAEEEEITPSHTKKGKPNVVSLQSIQQQVKVVLVEPRVYAEAQDIADQLKNRRAVVMNLQRIPHDQAKRIVDFLSGTVYAIGGDIQKLGPNTFLCTPENVDVSGTISEMMDED, from the coding sequence ATGGGAATCAAAACAAAGTTTAAGCGTTTTTTTGATTTAGAAGATGATTATGAGTATGAGAAAGATTATGAAGAAGAGTCTTTGGCTGAAGAGGAAGAGATTACACCATCTCATACCAAAAAGGGCAAGCCGAATGTTGTGAGCTTGCAAAGTATCCAGCAGCAGGTTAAGGTTGTTCTTGTTGAGCCGCGCGTTTATGCTGAAGCTCAAGATATTGCGGATCAGCTGAAAAATCGAAGAGCAGTAGTTATGAATTTGCAAAGAATTCCGCATGATCAGGCTAAACGTATCGTAGACTTCTTATCAGGGACTGTTTATGCGATAGGCGGAGATATCCAAAAGCTCGGACCAAATACATTTTTGTGCACTCCTGAAAACGTTGATGTTTCCGGTACGATCTCAGAAATGATGGACGAAGACTAA
- a CDS encoding YggT family protein — MVYEIANVVQTLIQIYYYMIIGYILLSWFPNARESSIGQVIGRLVEPYLSPFRKIIPPLGMIDLSPIVALMSLHFAQYGVSAVARMLAGSF; from the coding sequence TTGGTATACGAAATTGCAAACGTAGTTCAGACACTGATACAAATCTACTATTACATGATAATAGGATACATACTTTTATCTTGGTTTCCTAACGCTAGAGAGTCTTCAATCGGCCAGGTTATTGGAAGGCTTGTAGAACCTTATCTCTCTCCTTTCCGCAAAATCATTCCGCCGCTCGGCATGATTGATCTTTCGCCAATCGTAGCACTTATGTCACTGCACTTTGCGCAATATGGAGTAAGTGCAGTAGCTAGAATGCTCGCTGGCTCATTTTAA
- a CDS encoding RNA-binding protein — MSIYQHYRPEEHEFVDRVMRWKSETVERYSPKLTDFLDPREQEIVKTIVGNDTDVRLSLWGGSSFSERKRALLYPDYYEAAQDDYQLVFYDIAYPSKFTTIEHRDVLGALMNIGVKRGKYGDILISGDQVQFVCAAEISGFIELNLTKIGKSGVKLHHIGNHDLMEIKTDYDEKNGTVSSLRLDVIVAEVYNLSRSKASPLIQQGRVKLNHKIIDQVAAEVMEGDELSVRGFGRSKLFAIEGMTKKEKWRIRYGLLK, encoded by the coding sequence ATGAGTATTTACCAGCATTACCGGCCAGAGGAACATGAGTTTGTTGATCGCGTAATGAGATGGAAATCAGAAACGGTTGAACGATATAGTCCGAAGCTGACTGATTTCCTTGATCCTCGTGAACAGGAAATTGTTAAAACAATTGTAGGAAACGATACAGATGTACGCCTCTCTTTGTGGGGAGGCTCTTCTTTTTCTGAACGAAAAAGGGCACTGCTTTATCCGGATTATTATGAAGCAGCACAAGATGATTATCAGCTCGTCTTTTATGATATTGCCTATCCATCTAAGTTCACAACAATCGAGCATCGTGATGTGCTGGGAGCTTTGATGAATATTGGAGTAAAAAGAGGCAAGTATGGCGATATCCTAATATCCGGAGATCAAGTACAATTTGTTTGTGCAGCTGAAATATCAGGATTTATAGAATTGAACCTTACGAAAATAGGTAAATCAGGAGTTAAACTGCATCATATAGGAAATCATGACTTGATGGAAATTAAAACTGATTACGATGAAAAAAATGGAACCGTTTCTTCTCTCCGGTTGGATGTTATTGTTGCTGAGGTTTATAACCTTTCACGTTCTAAAGCTTCACCTTTAATACAGCAGGGCCGTGTTAAATTAAATCATAAAATAATAGACCAGGTTGCAGCAGAAGTTATGGAAGGTGATGAACTCTCAGTTAGAGGTTTTGGCAGAAGCAAATTATTCGCTATTGAAGGCATGACCAAGAAAGAAAAATGGCGTATACGATACGGACTTTTAAAATAA
- a CDS encoding DivIVA domain-containing protein gives MPLTPLDIHNKEFTRGFRGYSEDEVNDFLDQVIKDYEAVIREKKDLEETVSKLEEKISYFKNIEETLNKSILIAQETGEEVKRTASKEARLIVKEAEKNADRIINESLSKSRKISMEIDELKKQSSVYRTRFRMLIEAQLEMLKNDDWDSLNAPENLEGYELQEVKTEA, from the coding sequence TTGCCTTTAACGCCGTTGGATATTCATAATAAGGAATTTACAAGAGGTTTCAGAGGGTATAGTGAAGATGAAGTGAATGACTTTTTAGATCAAGTCATTAAAGATTACGAAGCGGTTATTCGTGAAAAGAAAGATTTAGAGGAAACAGTTTCCAAGCTTGAAGAAAAAATTTCATACTTTAAGAACATTGAAGAAACGTTGAATAAATCCATTCTTATTGCACAAGAAACTGGTGAAGAAGTAAAGCGCACAGCTTCAAAAGAAGCACGCTTGATCGTTAAGGAAGCTGAAAAGAACGCAGACAGAATTATCAATGAATCGTTATCGAAGTCCAGAAAGATTTCAATGGAGATCGATGAATTGAAGAAGCAATCATCTGTGTATCGCACACGATTTAGAATGTTAATCGAAGCACAGTTGGAGATGCTAAAGAATGATGACTGGGATTCTCTAAACGCCCCTGAAAATCTTGAAGGCTATGAACTTCAGGAAGTAAAGACGGAAGCTTGA
- the ileS gene encoding isoleucine--tRNA ligase, with protein MNYKDTLLMPKTEFPMRGNLPQREPVVQEKWNELNIYEKVMEKTKDLPPFILHDGPPYANGDIHIGHAENKILKDIIVRFKSMTGHYAPYVPGWDTHGLPIETALTKSGKVKRKELTVAEFRKLCEEYALKQVDHQREQFKRLGVRGDWENPYITLDKRYEARQIEVFGEMAKRDLIYKGLKPVYWSPSSESALAEAEIEYQDKRSASIYVAFDVKDGKGVLDADEKLVIWTTTPWTIPANLGISVHPELDYVSVQTENGKYVVAEALVESLKKEFEWEQAEIVKRFKGAEIEHAVASHPLYGRDSLVMLGDHVTTDAGTGCVHTAPGHGEDDFLVGKRYGLDVLCPVDDRGVMTKDAPGFEGLFYDEANKPITEQLQEKGALLKLSFITHSYPHDWRTKKPVIFRATAQWFASIKGIRDDMLCAIEEVNWVPTWGETRLHNMIKDREDWCISRQRAWGVPIPVFYGEDGEAILTEETIAHVVELFREHGSNVWFEREAKDLLPEGFTSPHSPNGRFSKETDIMDVWFDSGTSHWGVLEERENLVRPADLYLEGSDQYRGWFNSSLSTSVAITGKAPYKAVLSHGFVLDGEGRKMSKSIGNTLDPIKVMKQLGADIIRLWVSSVDYQSDVRVSDDILKQVAEVYRKIRNTLRFLLGNLHGFDPKQHAVSFEDMPDLEKYMMVKLDQVVSKVKKAYEEYQFITVYNTIHNFCTIELSSFYLDMAKDTLYIQAEDDHKRRSIQTVLYESLMALTKLSAPVLSHTADEVWEYIPGVEEVSVQLTSMPEEKNYKGTEQLEKDWDLFMDVRDEVLKALEEARSQKTIGKSLTASITLYPTESLKPWLENVEDLNKLFIVSKAEVGGVKSEAPENASSFDHVAVSVTSAEGETCERCWVVSEEVGKNDNHPTLCASCAEIVEKNYA; from the coding sequence ATGAATTATAAAGACACTCTTTTGATGCCTAAAACGGAGTTCCCGATGCGTGGAAACCTTCCACAGCGTGAACCTGTTGTTCAGGAGAAATGGAATGAATTAAATATCTATGAAAAAGTTATGGAAAAAACGAAGGATCTGCCGCCTTTTATCCTTCATGACGGTCCTCCTTATGCAAATGGTGATATTCATATCGGCCACGCTGAGAATAAGATTCTAAAAGATATCATCGTTCGTTTTAAATCAATGACAGGTCACTATGCTCCATATGTTCCTGGCTGGGATACACATGGGCTGCCGATTGAAACGGCTTTGACAAAAAGCGGAAAAGTAAAAAGAAAAGAACTCACAGTTGCTGAGTTTCGTAAACTTTGTGAAGAATATGCATTAAAGCAAGTTGATCATCAGCGTGAACAATTCAAGCGTCTTGGTGTTCGCGGTGATTGGGAGAATCCTTATATCACTCTTGATAAAAGATATGAAGCTAGACAGATCGAAGTGTTTGGCGAAATGGCAAAAAGAGACCTTATCTACAAAGGATTAAAGCCAGTTTACTGGTCGCCTTCCTCAGAATCTGCATTGGCTGAAGCAGAGATCGAGTATCAAGATAAGCGTTCTGCTTCCATCTATGTTGCATTTGATGTGAAAGATGGAAAGGGAGTTTTGGATGCAGACGAAAAACTCGTTATCTGGACAACAACTCCATGGACGATTCCTGCAAATCTTGGTATTTCAGTTCACCCTGAACTAGACTATGTTTCTGTTCAAACTGAGAACGGTAAATATGTTGTAGCTGAAGCATTAGTAGAATCTCTTAAGAAAGAGTTTGAATGGGAACAAGCTGAAATTGTTAAACGATTTAAAGGAGCAGAAATCGAACATGCTGTTGCAAGTCATCCGCTTTATGGACGTGATTCACTCGTTATGCTTGGTGACCACGTAACAACAGATGCAGGTACAGGATGTGTTCATACAGCTCCTGGACACGGGGAAGATGACTTCCTTGTAGGAAAGCGCTACGGATTAGACGTTTTGTGCCCAGTAGACGACCGCGGTGTAATGACAAAAGACGCTCCTGGTTTTGAAGGTCTGTTCTATGATGAAGCAAATAAGCCGATCACAGAACAGCTTCAGGAAAAAGGTGCATTATTAAAGCTTTCGTTTATCACTCACTCTTATCCTCATGACTGGAGAACGAAGAAACCTGTTATTTTCCGAGCCACAGCTCAATGGTTTGCTTCAATTAAAGGAATTCGTGATGATATGCTTTGTGCGATTGAAGAAGTGAACTGGGTTCCTACATGGGGTGAGACTCGACTTCACAACATGATCAAAGACCGTGAAGACTGGTGTATTTCCCGTCAGCGTGCATGGGGTGTGCCGATTCCGGTATTCTATGGTGAAGATGGCGAAGCGATCCTAACAGAAGAAACGATCGCTCACGTTGTAGAACTATTTAGAGAGCATGGTTCTAACGTATGGTTTGAAAGAGAAGCGAAGGATCTTCTTCCTGAAGGATTCACTTCTCCACACAGTCCAAACGGACGTTTTTCAAAAGAAACAGATATCATGGATGTTTGGTTTGATTCTGGAACATCACACTGGGGTGTGCTAGAAGAAAGAGAGAACTTAGTTCGTCCAGCAGATCTTTATCTTGAAGGATCTGACCAATACCGCGGCTGGTTTAACTCGTCACTTTCAACATCTGTTGCAATCACTGGCAAAGCTCCTTATAAAGCAGTGCTAAGCCATGGATTTGTTCTCGATGGGGAAGGACGCAAGATGAGTAAATCAATTGGTAATACATTGGATCCGATCAAGGTGATGAAGCAGCTTGGTGCTGATATCATCAGACTATGGGTCTCTTCTGTAGATTACCAGTCAGATGTACGTGTATCAGATGATATTTTAAAGCAGGTAGCTGAAGTTTACCGTAAAATTAGAAATACACTTCGCTTCTTATTAGGAAACCTGCACGGTTTTGATCCAAAACAGCATGCAGTTTCATTTGAAGATATGCCTGACCTTGAAAAATATATGATGGTTAAGCTGGATCAAGTCGTTTCAAAAGTTAAAAAAGCTTATGAAGAGTATCAGTTCATTACCGTTTATAATACGATCCACAACTTCTGTACGATCGAGTTAAGTTCTTTCTATCTCGATATGGCAAAAGACACGCTTTATATCCAAGCTGAAGATGATCATAAACGAAGAAGCATTCAGACTGTGTTATATGAATCACTTATGGCTTTAACAAAACTGTCTGCACCTGTTTTATCTCACACAGCAGATGAAGTTTGGGAGTACATTCCTGGAGTTGAAGAAGTTAGTGTTCAATTGACTTCTATGCCTGAAGAGAAAAACTATAAAGGTACAGAGCAGCTTGAAAAAGACTGGGATCTGTTTATGGATGTTCGCGATGAAGTACTAAAAGCTCTTGAAGAAGCGAGAAGCCAGAAAACGATCGGTAAATCACTTACTGCATCCATTACTTTGTATCCAACTGAGTCGCTTAAGCCTTGGCTTGAGAACGTTGAAGATTTAAATAAACTCTTTATCGTTTCAAAAGCGGAAGTTGGCGGTGTGAAATCAGAAGCACCAGAAAATGCGTCTTCCTTTGATCATGTTGCGGTATCAGTAACATCTGCTGAAGGTGAAACATGTGAACGCTGCTGGGTTGTTTCAGAAGAAGTTGGCAAAAATGACAATCACCCAACACTTTGTGCGAGCTGTGCAGAGATCGTTGAAAAGAATTATGCATAA